AAAAGCAGTCAAAtataacatttcctgtttgcccagagtggacacacaggggaatgttgctccagccaggaggacttcctgtcacacctggtctggagcatcctccccctgcatgtgaccaggtaggtgggtgtgaccctggcagaccctaTAAAGGAGCTagtcatgcagccattttgcCTTTTTCACCTTATCCCATCTTGATGCCTCAGCACATGGGTTCATCCCTCACAAAGGATGAACTCACACCTTTCTCTGTAACTGTAACTAAAAGCTAAAGTCTGCCTTCAAggtcatactgtgaactgaatgtaagtaaaccttatcattacagttgtaccttggttttcaaacagcctagttctcgaatgttttggctcctgaatgattgaaacctggaagtgtcTGTTctttttcaaacgttcttttggaaggcgaatgtctgacggggcttccgtggcttccgattgactgcaggagctgatttgatttggaagtcaaatgctttggaagtcaaacggacttccggaacagattccattcaacttccaagataGGAGTGTACACAGTACTTTctaaaagaagactgttgtgtcattattgtttttaagagggaactaaCGAGGATTTACCATCTgtacaagccagactggattgttTAACTCAAATGGTTCTAACGAATCTATCAACTACTTCATGCTATGTACAGGGGAATGTGTTCGGCTTCTAGCTCACTAGCGTgggtgaggaaggataatatttaatcgatatatcctttcctactatcctcAACATTCTCACAGGAGGAAAGGCAGTCATGAGACCTGGGTGGAGTTTCCCTGGCAGCAGAGATGGCGAGAATAGTTGCACCGCAGGGCACCACTGCTACATGCTCTTCTCTAGCGCTACTGCAAGCGCATGGAAGGAATTGGCATGTTCTCGCACACTGGTAAGGCAACTGGCCAGCTGTGGGCAAAATCTGTAGATCTGTAGATCAGGAGATTTCTTGTTGCTCCTGGAAGAGGTAGGTGCCGGGATGTGGAGGAACCAAAGGTTTGCGGTGGAGGAGATAATGAAGGTCCCCCCAACATCCCCCTTCAATGCTGCGATTTTGCTGGGGAGGAACCAAAGGGAACAGAGATCCCATAAGCTCCCATCCAACACTGAGGATGCTATGGGCAAAATGGGGAGGAGACACAAGAGAACAACGGTTCCTACACAATGCCTGGAAACAGAAAATGGCTGGGGTGACAACGAATGTGCCACGAGTCGTTGGTTCTCGGTAATGTTTTGAGATGCCTAAGATCAGCACAAAAAAATGTGTAGCTATATGAAGATGCTTAGTCTGCACTTAGCCAGCTGCCAGCCCTCTGACTCACAACCAGTCCAACAAGTGCATCTGGCTTTGAACTTCCTCTtgaatctagaatcatagaattgtagagttggaagggaccctaaggatcatccagtccaaccccctgcaatgcacgaatatgcagctgtcccttagaaggatggaacctgcaaccttggcattatcagcaccatgctctaaccaactgagctatgcaggcAGCCTGACGGTAGGGAAGGgaatggagacaaaactagaatgtgtaggctctggctccacctactggtggCTGCCTTGCCTTCTTCTGCCCCACCAATTCCAACAGCCACCAGCCACCATGCATTCTCATCCAGGGTGCAATTGCTCGCCCCCTTGCCTATGTGGTTGATGATGGGCTTGTGCTCACCTTTGGTGCTGATCCCCCGCAGGTCAGTGATCTTCATCAGCATGCGGGGGAACATGTAAGGCTTGTTGGGTCGACGTCGGCGAGCGTAGATCTTCAGGGCTTCCAGAAGTGGCTCTTGTAGCTTGTCCACTTTCTCTGGCTCTTCCAGGTCCATTCGATCTGGGGACGAAGAGACAGGCAGTGctgtttgttttgttgattttgaTTTTGTCTTTTGAGTTCTTTGTCGAAAGGTGGGGCAGAAATGCAATGTCAATCCATCAGGAAGAGGTTACTGCATTGCGGAGGTTGGAAAGACAGCCATGTGGGATTCAGAAACAGGCATGTTCAGCACATTAAACTGGGCCGTAATGCCAAGCATGCAACCATTTAGAATTATACAAATGTATATACAAATTACTGATGTGATTGTTCTAGTAGAAGATTTTGGCCTTTCTAGTTATAGACCAATGTTTCACGAAactgggtctccagttgttttctggactacagttcccatcatccctgaccgctggtcttgctaggtagggatgatgggagttgtagtccaaaaacagctggagacccaagtttggaaacacAGCTGTATACTTTATGCTATTATTCTAGGCTTTCTGCTGATACAGATGTCATTTCCTATCCTTTCCCTGCAGTGTTTTAGAAATCTTACAAATTACTGGTTGCTTGCAAAGTAGAACTATCAGCAAGAACCAGACCTCAAAAAGGTCAACAGGCTCCCTTTGCCAGCCCCTAAAGACAAGGCTAATAACAATGCCTGTGGAGGTTGCAGCATGGCCACTACCTCCACAGATGAGGCAGATGGCGCTGAGCAGTCCTGTTTCTGTGTCGTCCATCTCaagaggcagcagctgcccagcaaAGGCAAAGACCAGGTCCGTGAGGGGCCCAAATCCAGCATTGTGCATCTGGGTGCGGTTCAGGGTCAGCCCATCCGAGAAGGTCATGGTGTCCTGCTCTGGGGTGTAGCGGGTGCAAATACGGAGCATCTGCAGAAGGTGGAGGGGAGCACAGAGAAGATTGTCAGGAAGAATGTCACATCTAGAATGTCCTCTTAAGTggggcagcaataaaactgctagcacatttgcaaagctaagttgggtctggtatggtttcaaattgcagggggttggacctgatgaccctcggggatccctcccaactctacaattccatgattaatAAGGGAGAGGTTCTCACTAGAGGCTTATCCATTCTccctcttgtcccactgctttcgcCCAGGGGGAAACgatctttagtgctcaattggagcaaatggcaattcgggtTTTCTCTGGACTGACGTTTGCTCTGGTTTAGTATTTAGGAGTGGGCCTTTCCTGGGAATGAGGAAAACTGCTCGGATCCATGCTTTCTAAGCACGGGatgagcagaagtgtggatgagccctaggtCTGCAAAGAAGGTTGCAAGCCGGTGTATTAGGTGCAGAGTTCAGTGTCCTGAGAATCTCAGCCTCTCAAGTGAGCTTCTTGGCCTTTAACCCCCTACGACGATAGGCTCAGAAGTGGTTGGAAGATGGCCAGGGAAACCTCGGCAACCAGAGACAGAGCTGAGCAAAATTCCCAGCACACAAGAGGGGGCTTCAGCACCCTGCCTTACTCCTTGCTCTTCTTTGCAATTAGCAGAATCAGAACTGTCTGAGCACTTGCTTAATTTTGCACCATTTCAGACAACCCTGCAGAAAGGGGTGGGCGAAGCTTTGTCTTTCTCTCCATTGTCACTGTTTGCATCCCGCACTATATGCAGCCCCCTGGCAAAGGCCAGACACCCCTTCCTTCCCAATCAGCTCTCGTTGCTAACTGTAGCCCCTCACCAAGATGTCTAGGCAGGCCGCCTTGAGCAGGGTGATTTGGTCGGCGATGCTGAGGGTGGTGAAGCCTGGCAGGCGTTTGGCAAACTCCACAATCTTGATAATGCACTTGGTGGCTAGCTCACTGAACTTGTCCCACAGCCCCAGGTCCAGCTGTACTCTGTGGTCTGCGCTAGAGTTCTGGAAGAGAAAGGACAAGAGGTCAGGGATCGATAATGCTGCCTTCTTCTCCCCACCTTGCATCTTCTGTTGTGTTTGTGCAGATGCAAGAGGGTTCGCATGCTTAGCGCAGCTTAGGAGTTTCTCCCACCAGTCAGCATCTCTTATGGCAAAGGTAAGCTGACATCAGGCATTTGGGGAAATCTAATTTTTTTGTTGCTTTACTTAAGGACCTCTGAGGTTCACCAGCTTGAGCCGATACAGTGGCTTGGAAAGAGTGGTAGGCATACACTTCAACTATAGGAACATGGCATCTCAGAGTACATCTCAGCCCAGGAATTAGTGGTCAGTATCCAAATCGAGTTAACAGGTTCTCCTggttccttccccacccccaagcaacTTAATTTGGGGGCGaaagtttttttaattgttgctgtCAGAAAttcttgctgatctactgcaaatcatctAGAGATTCCAATCTACTTTCTGCCCACCCCTACCTACAAGGAGAAGGTGGTGCTGGGAGTGAACTAGGACCTTTTGTATGTGTGGGATgcatgtggcactgtgggttaaaccacagagcctagggcttgccgaacagaaggtcggcggttcgaatccccgcaacagggtgagctcctgttgttcggtcccagctcctgccaacctagcagtttgaaagcatgcagtgcaagtagataaataggtaccgctccagcgggaaggtaaacggcgtttccgtgtgctgctctagttcgccagaagcggcttagtcatgctggccacatgacccggaaaaactgtctgcgtgCAAatatcggctccctcggccagtaaagcgagatgagcaccgcaaccccagagtcgttcgtgactggacttaacggtcaggggtcctttacctttttatactctAGGGAAGCTATTGACTAgattaggcttcctcaacctcggccctccagatgtttttggcctacaactcccatgacccctaactagcaggaccagtggtcagggatgatgggaattgtagtctcaaagcacctagagggccgaggttgaggaagcctggactagatgtactagtaaaaaagaaaaaggtttataTCATATATGTACAAATATATAGCTGGGGATGAGGGGAGTTTCCCCTTAAAACAGGAAAGAATAACCCAGGGAGAACGCAATGCAAACTCAGAACAATGCAGAAGACTTCATATGCTACTAAATCATACTTAGAGCAAACCCGCTAAGATAAATACAAATTAATGAATTAACATCCCATCTTTCCACCAGTGCAGAACGCAATGTGGttcacaccagcgcaagtagaaaaataggtactgctgtggagggaaggtaaatggcgtttctgtgcgctctggcttccatcacagtgttccactgcgccagaagcagtttagccatgctgtccacatgacccggaaagctgtctgcggacaaacaccggctccctcggcctgaaaagtgagatgagcgtcacaaccccatagtcgcctttgactgtccaggggtcctttaccttttacctacctaGCTGAGGTAACATTGATTTCAATGTTTCAGAGTATGGCTTAGCTGAATACCATTTATCATTGTTAGTGAGGGTTACTGATATGCATGCCCTCAATGTACACAATTCAAATAAGAAATTCTACTCTGAAGGGCAAACCATTTAAACTACCCAGGTATAATATTTTCAGGGACGAGGTGTTTAGGCCCACACTTGAGGTCTGCAGGCATGGACTGGGCTAGGATGAGATGTGTCCAGTGTTCCTGTTGCAGCTTGTTGTTTTCTACAGGAAACACTTACGAGCAATAGAAGGGAGGAGAAGCACATTGCGGCCCTTACCGTTGTATATTTGCCCAGctggcagagggaagggaaggtttCCTGGTGAGCTTTGCTGACCTTCTGGATGAGTTCTTCCAGCTCGGGTGTCATTTCGTAGCTGTCCACCACAACCTCCTCCTTCacatcttttttcttcttgttgcgGTCGTTCCTCACGGCTGAAAGAGATGAGGGaaggaaggtgaggagggaagagggatgGAATTTGGCGTGGGGAACCTCCCATGTTCTTATGATCTGACCCCatcaaaaagtgaaataaaaatcccTCCATTTCCATCcgcagggaagagagagagccgCGGCGGTTAGGCCGAGGCAACGTGCGAGGTGGGTTGGTAGAATTTCTGCCGAAACTGTTCGCAGATGGCACTGTTGGGGATAGAGGTGCTGGCTCTCCTCCAAGATGCATCTGCCCTGGGGAGACTGCCTCGCCTAGACATCTTCTACAACACAGCCTGTGGGTGAAACCGAGGCCTCTTGCCAGCCCTCTCAGCTCATACCCAACTCCTGGCAACCTCTAGCCTCAGGTGCTGTGTTGTTGCAGTACCCTAAAGAAACATGGCGGCAGAAACTGGGCTACCAGCATCCACTGAAAACAGTTGCATGGATAGCTGCCAGCTTCTGAGGCGGTAAGTTGAGGGATGTCAATGGCGgaccaggaatcttttgcccaacgcagGACTCGAATCCATGACACTGAGATTAACAGCctcatgttctaccgactgagccacTGTTGTGACTGTCCTTTAGAGTGAAGAGTGTGTAAGAaatctttaacaacaacaacaaacactatcaggttatctgaagaagtgtgcatgcacacgaaagcttatacccagaacaaacttagttggtctctaaggtgctactggacaattttattttattttatatatatttcaactgcgtcagaccaacacggctacctacctgaatctgcttttcatgcaaacggtcccaggttcaaatccccagcatctccagttagagctgggagagacccatctgaaaccctgaactgctgctgccagtcagtgtagtagacagtgctaagctagatagaccagtataaggcagcttcctattttcctagtAACTGAGTGCAGCCTACCTCTATAgagcagggattcccaaacttggggctccagctgttttgggactacaatttccaccatccctgaccattgggtcctgccagctagggatgataggagcatagctgccaagttatcccctttttaaagggattttcccttatgctgactaggcttcctcgcgagaaaagggaaaacttggcagctatggataggagTTGGTAGTACAAaaccagctagagacccaagtttgggaacccctgctgtagTGTATCTTGGGATATAAACTGATTTCACCCACCCTACAGCCGTCTTATAAAAGTCCCAAATTCCACTGAAGCAGCACGGGATTAACTTCTTGTATTCTACAGGCACTTCCCTACAAGAGAAATTTTTAAGGACAGTCTGGGGGATTTCTCGTGCTGTGGCGATTTTTAACATGCCACTGATTGAATAAGGGTTGGAAGTTATTGCAGACCCTTAAGACTGCTTACCCTCGATTCTATCTATTTCATGGCATTCATTATCAAAAGTGGCTGAAGAGTCCATTGGCTGAAACTTTTCctggaaataagttccattgaatatTAACTTCTGAGTAATGGCACATAGGATTGtggaagttggagcaagcttgctttctcctactctggagaaTAGGACcgggaccaatggattcaagttacaagaaaggatattccgactaaacaccaggaaaaaactttctgatggcaagagctgttctccctctgaaagtggtgggctctccttccttggggggtttcatgcagaggttgggtggccatctgtcagggatgctttagccgagattcctgcattgcagggggttggactagatgactcttggtgtcccttccaattctatgactgCACTCACAGTCCCTCACTCTCGGTGAAGAAGGCTGGTCCTTTAGGGCAAATGGAGCAATGCCCTGCCAACTTCATTCTGCATTTAGCCAGTCCTCAGCTTCCTGGCCTTCTTCCATCCCGCAATGGAGAGTGAAGCTGCATTGCTTGAGCAATGAGCTCCAGATGTGTCCAAAAAAAGAAAGCCAGAGAGACCCAGACCCAGTGCCCCCTGGGCAAGGAATCTGGAGATGCCTGCAATGATTTCTCATGAGTTTATCTTGGGCTGGCATGTGTGTGTTCAGGTGGGACGTGGGTTGGGGAGAAATTTTATACTCTTCCCTCTTTCTCCAACTTAGGGGTgccaggagcagcagcaccaccactagtaactccccccctcccttccccaggcTCTGCCGGCACCCCTCCCTTTACCGAGAGTCCTGGGGTTGCGTGTGCACTCTCGCTGGCCTGAGCCTTCCCAGGCTGCCCTTCCTGTTCACCCCAGGATAAAGCGCCAGGGATCTGGGAACAGGATACGCCAATTGGCAGGATATACACTTTTAGCCACAGTCAGCACAAtgctgaagggggtggggtgggggctactGCCAGCCAAGCCATAGACCTCTTAGCAGCAgcggtggggttgggtggggggacaACACACATGCAAACTGAGAATGTAACCTACTGCCACagggtatttccccccccaaCCTTCTCCCCCCAACACAAGCACAAGCTTATGCCTTTGCTTTCAAGGAGCAAAAGCATATAGGTTTAGCAGAAGTCTAGCTGTGAGGGTGAGCACCTCAACCCCCCAATTCCTTGTTTTTTTCTGCAACGCCCCCCCCTCCTTGCTTAGCACTAAATCCCATTTGAGTCTACATGGGATacgggagggaaagggaggaggggctGCGCTGGCCCAAATCCCTTAGGCCATCCGTTTCCTGTCTCTGTAGTGACAACCCATCGGGATAACATTCCTTCCCCCactccccagccagccagccagccagccatgccccacGCCCCTTGCCCAGTCCTCTCCACGGACCGCCTCTCTCCCTTTAAAGTGACAGGCCCTCGGAAATAAATTGCCAGGTTTTGAGACATAGACATTCCTAATTAGGGGCTCTTAAAGAGACGGTGATTAATGCGAGCCCTGGCCCAGGCCAGCGCGAAGACATGCCTAAGCAGTTGGGAGTAAAAGCAACAGCCGCTGAGAGGCTCTCTGTCTCTTGAAAGGGCTGGGCAGCTGGCAGCGCTCTTGAAAGGGACAGCAAACTCTCCACTCCCCAAGCGGGGCAGTGAGCAAAGTACCTCCCTCCGCtgggagttttgtttgtttgtttgttcctctgTGGGAGTGCTCTCGGAATTATTTCCCCTCCAAGGAATACACATGGAAAACGTTTCATCAGAACAGAATATCGGCAAGGCTCTTGTGTGTGCAGTTCCTTTCGCCTCAAGGAGCAGGGCTGCAAACTACAGTCTCCCGCTCATCCTGAAAAACCCACGTTGCCTTTTCAGTTCCAAGGTAAATGTTCCCCAAATGCTTTCCCTTAGGGGTGGAATGCACTGAAAAGCACCACCATGGAAGGAAACACAGCAGTGAAACCAGATACAGAAAGCAGATGGCTTTGCAGGAGTTTTCAGGCTGCAGGAGCCACAGATCCCTTCAGAAGCGCCGGACTGGGTTGTGTGCCTCCTCTTAGATGTCTCTGCGATTGTATCTTGGCAACACAGGGCTTGGCATTACAAAATTCTACATTTGATGCGCAGCAAGTAAAGTAACAGAGGCTGGCAGGAGCCACCTATGCGCGGGCCACTCCTTAAAATAGTGAGGTTCCATTTGGGACGCATGCaaatatgtgcatgcacacagatgtGAGGATGCAGGGGGAAATGTTCCTGTGTACCCATCATCTGAACATGACATGGTCTGTGTCCaaatccatgggggggggggggaacaaagaaTCTGCCAATGGCTGTTGCCAACAAAAAACAGAATATTCGAATGACTACTTCTGCCTACAAGCAGGCAGCAGTGGTACATAAAACAGTAAGGCAGACATGGTCCTCGAACACACAGGCTGACAGTTTTCAAAGTAGATGTGTGTTACGTCTATGCCaaacaagtggggagggggcatgcaTACCACCCCATCTGAATGGCCCTGAATGGGACCTCCCTTTGCTTTCCGTCTTGTTTTACCTATTGTAATCTCATTTACTAGCATCCCTCACACACTGCCTGCCCCCATGCTTAGAACAGGCGCCTTAGAACAGTGCTCACCTTCTTTGGACATGCCAACCTCAAAGCACTTTTGTAGGCGGCAATACTGGCAGCGGTTGCGGGTGACCTTGTTGATCTGACAGTTCTTGTCCCGGTGGCAGGTGTAGACCATGTTTTTCTGGATGCTTCGACGAAAGAAGCCCTaaaggtcagagagagagagagagagagagagagagagagagagagagagagagagagagagagagagagagagaggaacaggtgGGTGATGCAGAAGGAAACCAGTTAGATAGTTCCAAGCATGCCTCTCTCCAAGCCTCCTTTCCCACTGTCAATTGTACCAGAGGATATCCACTGCCAGCTTCTCCAAAACTCGCTGCTTCAGGTAGGACCATTTTTGCAGCTCGGAAGCTGTTTCAGATGTCGTAGCTTACCAGGGTGAATCTTCAGACCTGGCTATGACAGTATGAGTTTTGAATCTTCAAATATAGTGACTTTTGAGGCATGGGTCCATAGACACAAATGTACATACAATTTGCAAATATGTACATGCCAGTTTAGACTTTAAATGGCACAGAAGGCAAACCAACTATTTCCCATCCGGATCACCCCCAGGTTTAAGTTCTTCGCTTAATTTGCAGCCCAAGTCAGACACCCCAAAACAGTACCTCTTTGATTCATTTACCCCCGGTTAATTTCCCAATTTATCCTGCTCCAAATCAATTCAATTCCTGTTCagttccttccattccttacaCTCCATCTCCAAAAAAAGGTCACCTTTGGGAGGCAACAagagaacgggccttttttgtggtggctccaaTTGTAGAATGGTCTtgtgccatcattacatgtctttaggcaccaggcaaaagcattcctctttacccaggcctatggcctgtgaaagtgtggAGAAGAGGACTGTTATTAcgatgactattttattattagtctGTCTATCAGTgtgctttttattatgtgttttcgTTGTATTTTTATCACtggtgttctgtaatgtgtttttaacaattgtacaccaccctgggatcttttgataaagggtggtatataaattgaatgaatgaatgaatgaataatttatgT
Above is a window of Zootoca vivipara chromosome 2, rZooViv1.1, whole genome shotgun sequence DNA encoding:
- the RARG gene encoding retinoic acid receptor gamma isoform X1 translates to MAGNKERGCSGGTPLAHVNGFPPAVYPFPFPNPHFEVLTNGGYFRSYPNDLPKEMASLSVETQSTSSEEMVPSSPSPPPPPRVYKPCFVCNDKSSGYHYGVSSCEGCKGFFRRSIQKNMVYTCHRDKNCQINKVTRNRCQYCRLQKCFEVGMSKEAVRNDRNKKKKDVKEEVVVDSYEMTPELEELIQKVSKAHQETFPSLCQLGKYTTNSSADHRVQLDLGLWDKFSELATKCIIKIVEFAKRLPGFTTLSIADQITLLKAACLDILMLRICTRYTPEQDTMTFSDGLTLNRTQMHNAGFGPLTDLVFAFAGQLLPLEMDDTETGLLSAICLICGDRMDLEEPEKVDKLQEPLLEALKIYARRRRPNKPYMFPRMLMKITDLRGISTKGAERAITLKMEIPGPMPPLIREMLENPEMFEDELSQPPPLAEPPSSEESPPDAKSQEEEEEEEAAP
- the RARG gene encoding retinoic acid receptor gamma isoform X2; this translates as MYDCMEAFAVTPRQLYDVTNRSPCMLRKSSPCFMGLDPFGWPQPASLQSVETQSTSSEEMVPSSPSPPPPPRVYKPCFVCNDKSSGYHYGVSSCEGCKGFFRRSIQKNMVYTCHRDKNCQINKVTRNRCQYCRLQKCFEVGMSKEAVRNDRNKKKKDVKEEVVVDSYEMTPELEELIQKVSKAHQETFPSLCQLGKYTTNSSADHRVQLDLGLWDKFSELATKCIIKIVEFAKRLPGFTTLSIADQITLLKAACLDILMLRICTRYTPEQDTMTFSDGLTLNRTQMHNAGFGPLTDLVFAFAGQLLPLEMDDTETGLLSAICLICGDRMDLEEPEKVDKLQEPLLEALKIYARRRRPNKPYMFPRMLMKITDLRGISTKGAERAITLKMEIPGPMPPLIREMLENPEMFEDELSQPPPLAEPPSSEESPPDAKSQEEEEEEEAAP